The following nucleotide sequence is from Podospora bellae-mahoneyi strain CBS 112042 chromosome 1 map unlocalized CBS112042p_1, whole genome shotgun sequence.
GATTGGTTTCTGTGGcccttcctccccgtcttccccttcttgctCACCATCGTCTCCTTCtgtcttcttctcagccttcTTACTAgtcctcatccacccaagcagccccccctccttcttttccttctcctccacctgcttcttctcagccagcacctcctcctcagtgGGAACAGTAGAAACAACAGagatcaccacctccctctcccgttccagctccttttccttctcctcctccaacaagaTTTCTTTCAGTGGTCTCGGCGGGCGGGAGATATTCTCATCCTCGATGATCACTATCGTCCCATCCTCGAGCTCAGTGGTCGATTGCTTGAACCGATCAGGGAGGAAgattttgggggagggtttaGGGCGGTTGATGCTCGCTCTAATTTCGCGGAGGGTGCGTTGTTGGATTGTGTACCCTGACAGGAAGAGAGCTAAAGTGAAGAAGAATACTATTttgcggagggggtgggtgggtggaatGTTAGTGACATGGAACATGGGACACGGGAAGGACGGGTAGGTGCATACCGACGCCGGAGGAGACGGCTATGGAGACTTGGCTGGAGGTGAGGAgcattgttttttttttttttttgttttttttgtgtgtgtgtgggtatgtgtgtgtatctGTGTGTTTGTCGTCTGTCCCTCCTTGCTCGTGCGTGCGTGTGTGCTTGTGGTTCCCGAGAGGCTGAggtgtatatatatatatatatatttatatgtatgtatgtatcaatagaggatgttgttgctaCAACAGCTCAACAGAGAAGTCATCCATGGTTTGGTAAAGAGAGAGTGGTCACACTTGGATTTTGTACCCACCCACGCCAACCTTGGCTTGTCCCTCCAACCAAAGAGCGAGGCGGCGGCGTGCCTTGGAACACCCCCGGTCTCAACACCACGAACCGCAGTTGGACGGGCAACAATCGGTTATCTGCTGTGGCGCCGCGCGTGCCAAGCAAAAGCTGGGGGgaagctcttcttcttcttggcacCCTCTTTCCCCAAAGCCCCACATAAATTTCAGTGTGGGGCACCATCTTTCGCGGCGCGCTCTGCGTCCTTCTCCAATATATGTTCGCGATTCAAACATCccaatccccatcccccctcaagCCGACCACACACAATCACAATGACCGACCGCAAACCCAAAACGTCTGAATTCCACCGCGCCGACGAACGCCGCTTTCTCGACGAGCGCGGCTCCTCGGGTCCCCTAGCCCCCAACGGCCTCAACCCAGCCACCATCCTCGAAAAAGCCGTCCGCGAGCGCATAGTCGATTCCTACTTTTACAAAGAGCAATGTTACGCCATCAACGAAGCGGACATTGTTGACAGGGTAGTCGAGCACGTCGACCACATCGGCGGCGTAACCGGGACGGTCCAAAAGCCCACGCCGTTCCTCTGCCTTGCCTTTAAACTCCTGCAGCTTGCACCAAACGATGATATCTTGAACGAGTATCTCAATTTCGGGGGTGAGAAGTTCAAGTATCTGAGGGCGTTGGCCGTGTTTTATATTAGGTTGACGA
It contains:
- a CDS encoding uncharacterized protein (EggNog:ENOG503P8ZY) → MLLTSSQVSIAVSSGVVFFFTLALFLSGYTIQQRTLREIRASINRPKPSPKIFLPDRFKQSTTELEDGTIVIIEDENISRPPRPLKEILLEEEKEKELEREREVVISVVSTVPTEEEVLAEKKQVEEKEKKEGGLLGWMRTSKKAEKKTEGDDGEQEGEDGEEGPQKPISRAERRKRIKEELMRLAQGEERGWYQRRLY